A stretch of Leptolyngbya subtilissima AS-A7 DNA encodes these proteins:
- a CDS encoding ATP-binding cassette domain-containing protein, protein MIRIEHLVKSFGPLEVLKDISTEVDSGEVVAIIGPSGSGKSTLLRCINLLEVPTAGHIFVGGVDITSPKCDILKVRQNVGMVFQHFNLFPHKTVMGNLTYAPMKVRGLSKADASKIAMDLLDKVGLSEKADQYPSRLSGGQKQRVAIARALAMEPDVMLFDEPTSALDPEMVKEVLDVMKALVRTGITMAIVTHEMGFAREVANRVLFLDGGYLVEDAPPDVFFSAPKSDRAQQFLEKVL, encoded by the coding sequence GTGATTAGAATCGAACATTTGGTTAAATCCTTTGGGCCGCTGGAGGTGCTGAAGGATATTTCTACCGAAGTAGACAGTGGAGAAGTGGTAGCCATTATCGGCCCCTCAGGATCGGGTAAGTCGACCCTGCTGCGCTGCATCAATCTACTAGAGGTGCCCACAGCCGGACACATCTTTGTCGGTGGCGTCGACATCACGTCGCCTAAGTGCGACATTCTTAAGGTGCGCCAGAACGTGGGCATGGTGTTTCAGCACTTCAACCTGTTTCCCCACAAAACGGTGATGGGCAACCTCACCTACGCACCGATGAAGGTGCGGGGGCTCTCGAAGGCTGACGCCAGCAAAATTGCCATGGATCTGTTAGACAAAGTGGGCCTTTCGGAGAAGGCCGACCAGTATCCCTCGCGGCTGTCGGGTGGGCAAAAGCAGCGGGTGGCGATCGCCCGCGCCCTGGCCATGGAGCCCGATGTGATGCTGTTTGACGAGCCCACCAGCGCCCTTGACCCCGAAATGGTTAAAGAAGTGCTGGATGTGATGAAGGCACTGGTTAGAACGGGCATCACCATGGCGATTGTGACCCACGAGATGGGCTTTGCCCGCGAGGTGGCTAACCGGGTGCTGTTTCTCGACGGTGGCTACCTGGTGGAAGACGCACCGCCCGATGTATTCTTTAGCGCCCCAAAGAGCGATCGTGCCCAGCAGTTCTTAGAGAAGGTGTTGTAG
- a CDS encoding glutamine amidotransferase-related protein has translation MSSNYPVLAVTHQPTSNPGRVGQVLQELGFDLDIRCPAAGQPLPTTLEHHSGTVVFGGPMSANDEHLDFIGQELDWIALALAAEKPYLGICLGAQLLARALGASVTPHPTGQREIGYYPILPTPAGQGVFPGPLIVYQWHQEGFTLPVGSQLLATGTTFPHQAFGYGKRAYGLQFHPEITPTMVNHWTTEGADQLSYPGAQGRAYHLSQHRLYGAAVEHWLRQFLADWLGITTQSEIPGGQYRPIHRSAQGIV, from the coding sequence GTGAGTTCCAATTATCCAGTTTTAGCGGTTACGCACCAGCCCACCTCAAACCCCGGTCGGGTGGGACAGGTGCTACAGGAGCTGGGATTTGATCTTGATATTCGCTGTCCGGCTGCCGGACAGCCATTGCCCACCACCCTAGAACACCACAGCGGTACGGTGGTATTTGGTGGCCCCATGAGCGCCAACGACGAGCATCTAGACTTTATTGGCCAAGAGCTCGACTGGATTGCCCTCGCCCTCGCCGCCGAAAAACCCTACCTGGGCATTTGCCTAGGAGCACAGCTGCTGGCTCGCGCCCTGGGTGCCTCCGTCACGCCCCACCCCACAGGCCAGCGCGAAATCGGCTACTACCCCATTCTGCCGACCCCAGCAGGCCAAGGGGTGTTTCCCGGTCCGCTGATAGTTTATCAGTGGCATCAGGAGGGGTTTACGCTGCCGGTGGGCAGCCAGCTGCTGGCCACTGGCACCACCTTTCCGCACCAGGCTTTTGGCTACGGCAAGCGGGCCTACGGGTTGCAGTTTCATCCCGAAATTACCCCTACTATGGTCAACCATTGGACGACCGAAGGAGCCGACCAGCTGTCTTACCCCGGTGCCCAGGGGCGGGCCTACCACCTGAGCCAGCATCGCCTCTACGGCGCCGCAGTGGAGCACTGGCTGCGGCAGTTTTTGGCGGACTGGTTGGGGATCACCACCCAGTCCGAGATTCCAGGGGGGCAGTACCGTCCTATTCATCGCAGCGCCCAAGGGATTGTCTAA
- the psbQ gene encoding photosystem II protein PsbQ → MGRFRPLLGILLAVVASCLVACGGPAAKIPTTYTPELLQQVELYTPAVAELRDRFPELQGYIQQKDWVNVQSFIHGPMGEMRTRVNRLAGTLLTKDKPQAQSLAKEIYTHLERLDEAAANNQQVIAGQEYRNALDDFDAFLSLVPTFQ, encoded by the coding sequence ATGGGACGCTTCAGACCTCTTTTGGGAATTTTGCTAGCGGTAGTGGCCTCCTGTCTGGTGGCCTGCGGTGGCCCAGCGGCCAAGATACCGACGACCTATACCCCAGAGCTATTGCAGCAGGTGGAGCTGTATACCCCTGCTGTGGCCGAGCTGCGCGATCGCTTCCCCGAGCTTCAGGGCTACATTCAACAGAAAGACTGGGTAAACGTGCAGAGCTTCATCCACGGCCCCATGGGCGAAATGCGGACGCGGGTCAACCGGCTGGCGGGCACACTGCTAACCAAAGACAAACCCCAAGCCCAGTCTCTTGCCAAAGAGATTTACACTCACCTAGAGCGCCTAGACGAGGCCGCAGCTAACAACCAGCAGGTGATTGCCGGTCAAGAGTATCGCAATGCTCTAGATGACTTTGACGCATTCCTGAGTCTGGTGCCGACGTTTCAATAG
- a CDS encoding transporter substrate-binding domain-containing protein: MKRRWFLASTAAVALATVGLTTACGGGQSAGGDGAAGDDQAGSGVLTMATSADYPPYEFVETAGGAEEIVGFDVDIARHIAEELGYELEITNIDFNGLIPALQAGRADFVMAGMTPTEERKQNVDFSEIYYDAKQTIVFQSGGGIASPEDLSGKTVGVQLGSIQEELANELVETVPNVKLSPLNRINEIVQELKSGRIDAAIIEDTVAEGFLANNPDLEAVEIPEEGPAGSAIAFPKDSELVSEFDRVLAEMESSGMMEELIVKWFGDRAE, from the coding sequence ATGAAACGACGCTGGTTTTTGGCATCCACTGCCGCTGTTGCTCTGGCTACTGTGGGTCTTACTACAGCTTGCGGGGGCGGCCAATCTGCTGGAGGCGACGGGGCAGCTGGGGATGACCAGGCGGGCAGTGGCGTTTTGACCATGGCGACCTCCGCTGATTACCCTCCCTACGAGTTTGTCGAAACCGCTGGCGGTGCTGAAGAAATCGTCGGCTTTGACGTCGATATTGCCCGTCACATTGCTGAAGAGCTGGGCTATGAGCTGGAGATTACCAACATTGACTTTAACGGCCTGATTCCGGCGTTACAGGCGGGACGGGCCGACTTTGTCATGGCGGGCATGACCCCTACCGAAGAGCGCAAGCAAAACGTCGATTTTTCTGAGATTTACTACGACGCCAAGCAGACTATCGTGTTTCAGTCGGGGGGTGGAATCGCGTCTCCCGAAGACCTAAGCGGCAAAACCGTGGGTGTGCAGCTGGGCTCCATTCAGGAGGAGCTAGCTAACGAGCTGGTAGAGACCGTGCCCAACGTGAAGTTGTCGCCCCTAAACCGCATCAACGAAATCGTTCAAGAACTCAAGTCAGGCCGCATCGATGCCGCCATCATCGAAGACACCGTGGCCGAGGGCTTTTTGGCCAACAACCCCGACCTGGAAGCGGTAGAAATTCCCGAAGAGGGGCCAGCGGGTTCTGCGATCGCATTTCCCAAAGATTCTGAGTTGGTGAGCGAATTTGATCGAGTGCTGGCCGAAATGGAGTCGAGCGGCATGATGGAAGAGCTGATCGTCAAGTGGTTTGGCGACAGGGCTGAGTAG
- the folP gene encoding dihydropteroate synthase produces the protein MSVLTVPSPWKIRDRTLTWGSRTYLMGVLNVTPDSFSDGGQFNTVERAVAQARHLVHHGTDILDIGGQSTRPGAESISRTEELERVIPVIEAIRRDDDDTLAQAIISVDTTRSSVARAAVKAGADIVNDISAGTYDNGMLSTVADLGVPIMIMHLRGTPITMQQRTDYHDLVGEIHEFLQHQIEAAIAVGVKPSKIAVDPGLGFAKTSAQSLELLRQLSRFRDLGRPLLVGPSRKSFIGWILDQPDPQQRVWGTAAACCAAIAGGADIIRVHDGAEMHDVCRVADAVWRGTY, from the coding sequence ATGTCTGTGCTTACGGTGCCGTCTCCCTGGAAAATTCGCGATCGCACCTTGACCTGGGGCAGCCGCACCTACCTGATGGGGGTGCTCAACGTCACCCCCGACAGTTTTAGCGACGGCGGCCAGTTTAACACCGTTGAGCGAGCTGTGGCTCAGGCGCGCCATCTGGTGCACCATGGCACCGATATTCTCGACATTGGCGGTCAGTCTACCCGGCCTGGCGCCGAGTCGATCTCCCGTACCGAAGAGCTGGAACGGGTGATTCCGGTGATTGAGGCCATCCGTCGCGATGACGACGACACCCTAGCCCAAGCGATTATCTCGGTGGATACTACCCGGTCGTCGGTGGCGCGAGCGGCAGTCAAGGCTGGGGCCGACATTGTCAACGACATTTCAGCGGGCACCTACGACAATGGCATGCTCTCGACGGTGGCTGACCTAGGTGTTCCGATCATGATTATGCACCTGCGGGGCACTCCAATAACCATGCAGCAGCGCACCGACTACCACGATCTGGTGGGCGAGATTCACGAGTTTTTGCAGCACCAGATCGAAGCGGCGATCGCCGTTGGCGTTAAACCCAGCAAAATTGCCGTTGACCCTGGTCTAGGCTTTGCCAAAACCTCTGCCCAAAGCCTAGAACTGCTGCGGCAGCTCAGTCGGTTCCGCGATCTGGGGCGGCCGCTGCTGGTGGGTCCCTCCCGCAAGAGCTTTATTGGTTGGATTTTAGACCAGCCCGACCCCCAGCAGCGGGTGTGGGGCACGGCGGCGGCTTGCTGTGCGGCGATCGCTGGTGGGGCTGATATCATCCGTGTCCACGATGGGGCGGAGATGCATGATGTCTGCCGAGTGGCTGACGCGGTATGGCGAGGAACCTATTAA
- a CDS encoding DUF5340 domain-containing protein encodes MANLGKPLPLPSHIHYELLLRLLEQQTMSVAYQNPQIRVQVQELIVALRKALSQQRQLEETCRQVKIDVEYQWSTNQLGDHFLPKDVAP; translated from the coding sequence ATGGCAAATCTAGGCAAACCGCTCCCACTCCCTTCACATATTCACTACGAACTGCTGCTACGACTGCTAGAGCAGCAAACTATGTCGGTGGCCTACCAAAATCCTCAGATTCGGGTGCAGGTGCAGGAGTTGATCGTTGCCCTGCGCAAGGCTCTGTCGCAGCAGCGCCAGCTCGAAGAAACCTGCAGACAGGTCAAAATCGACGTTGAATATCAGTGGTCAACCAACCAGTTGGGCGATCATTTTTTGCCTAAGGATGTCGCTCCCTAG
- a CDS encoding NAD(P)/FAD-dependent oxidoreductase, with protein MKHITIIGCGVVGAAIAYELSLCQGVQVTVIDQTAPAQGSTAAALGVGMAVISHKVKGRNWQLRERSLKRYHTLIPELEALTGRTIQHNTQGILSLCFAAEDLPRWGSLQAIRHQQGYELELWEPEQVSDRCPHLNTTGVVAGIYSPQDFQVNPTDLTLALVDGAQANGAEFHFGQPVVGFDGAAVEASLQEDRRCTAVHTPSQSFATDAIVLSAGLGTLPLTQTLHQPTSIGPVLGQALRLHLEEPLGNLDFQPVVNGNDIHLVPLGNGDYWVGATVEFPPDTGLDEVLTIKPEAERLDEVLASAVAYCPALAAGKITHRWSGLRPRPQGQAAPVIQSLTGYSNIWLATGHYRNGVLLAPATALAIRDVLEQLG; from the coding sequence TTGAAGCACATCACCATCATTGGCTGCGGCGTTGTAGGGGCCGCGATCGCCTACGAGCTGAGCCTCTGCCAAGGGGTTCAGGTCACGGTGATCGATCAGACGGCCCCAGCCCAGGGTTCCACCGCTGCCGCTCTGGGAGTGGGCATGGCGGTGATTAGCCACAAGGTGAAAGGCCGCAATTGGCAACTGCGAGAGCGCAGCTTGAAGCGCTATCACACCCTAATTCCAGAACTGGAAGCGTTGACAGGGCGAACGATTCAGCACAATACCCAGGGCATTCTCAGCCTGTGTTTTGCGGCGGAGGACTTGCCTCGGTGGGGATCGCTTCAGGCAATTCGCCACCAACAGGGGTATGAGCTGGAGTTGTGGGAACCGGAGCAGGTGAGCGATCGCTGTCCCCACCTCAACACCACTGGAGTCGTCGCTGGCATCTACTCGCCCCAAGATTTCCAGGTCAATCCTACCGATCTCACGCTGGCGCTGGTAGACGGTGCCCAGGCGAACGGGGCTGAGTTCCACTTTGGCCAGCCCGTGGTGGGGTTTGATGGGGCTGCGGTGGAGGCTTCACTCCAGGAAGACCGTCGCTGTACCGCTGTGCATACACCGAGTCAGAGCTTTGCAACGGATGCGATCGTTCTCTCAGCGGGTTTAGGCACTCTCCCTCTCACGCAAACTCTCCACCAACCAACCTCCATTGGTCCCGTGCTGGGCCAAGCTCTCCGTCTCCACCTAGAAGAACCCTTAGGCAATCTCGACTTTCAGCCCGTGGTCAACGGCAACGACATCCACCTAGTGCCTCTAGGCAACGGCGACTATTGGGTTGGAGCCACGGTAGAGTTTCCACCCGATACCGGATTAGACGAAGTCCTGACCATCAAGCCTGAGGCCGAGCGGCTAGATGAGGTATTAGCCAGTGCAGTAGCCTACTGCCCAGCTCTAGCAGCAGGCAAGATTACCCATCGCTGGTCTGGCCTCCGTCCCCGGCCCCAGGGCCAGGCTGCTCCAGTTATCCAATCTTTGACGGGCTACAGCAATATTTGGCTGGCAACCGGCCACTACCGCAATGGCGTGCTCCTTGCCCCTGCTACTGCTCTAGCAATCCGCGACGTTTTAGAGCAATTAGGCTGA
- a CDS encoding NAD(P)-binding domain-containing protein, producing MNIGVIGTGLMGSPMALRLLSAGHKVWVYNRTPERLIPLELAGAKVCATPLALIQNVEAVIFMVTNGEAVRSLLESMGLGDREASSAENRSSPLAHKAIIQMGTIAPTESQQLGQMVAQAGGTYLEAPVLGSISEAKNGKLIIMAGAENEAYQRWQPLLQCLGTTLYHVGPVGSAATLKLTMNQLIGSLTAAFAQSLGLVQSAGIDVDTFMAVLRQSALYAPTFDKKLHRMQTRQFADPNFPTKHLLKDMGLFVSAAKAAGLSPFPAESVRQLVEQAVQAGFDDDDYAALFNIVSPLPKPE from the coding sequence GTGAATATTGGGGTAATTGGCACCGGGTTAATGGGGTCGCCCATGGCCCTCAGGCTGCTGTCGGCAGGCCACAAAGTTTGGGTCTACAACCGCACTCCAGAACGGCTCATACCTCTAGAGCTGGCGGGGGCAAAGGTCTGTGCCACGCCCCTAGCGCTAATTCAGAACGTGGAAGCCGTTATCTTTATGGTCACCAATGGGGAGGCAGTGCGATCGCTGCTTGAATCCATGGGTTTGGGCGATCGCGAAGCGTCCTCAGCGGAGAATCGCTCATCGCCCCTCGCCCACAAAGCCATCATTCAAATGGGCACCATTGCCCCTACCGAAAGTCAGCAGCTCGGCCAAATGGTGGCCCAAGCCGGGGGCACCTACCTGGAGGCCCCAGTCCTAGGCAGCATTTCCGAAGCTAAAAACGGCAAGCTGATCATCATGGCCGGAGCTGAAAACGAGGCTTATCAACGCTGGCAGCCTCTGCTGCAATGCCTGGGCACTACCCTCTACCATGTCGGCCCCGTGGGCAGCGCCGCCACCCTCAAGCTGACCATGAACCAGCTGATTGGCTCGCTCACCGCCGCCTTTGCCCAAAGCCTGGGGCTGGTGCAGTCGGCCGGTATCGATGTCGATACTTTCATGGCGGTGTTGCGCCAGAGCGCCCTCTACGCCCCCACCTTCGACAAAAAACTGCACCGCATGCAGACTCGGCAGTTTGCCGACCCCAACTTCCCGACTAAACATCTGCTAAAAGACATGGGGCTGTTTGTGTCCGCCGCTAAGGCTGCTGGACTCTCCCCCTTCCCTGCCGAAAGTGTGCGTCAGCTGGTCGAGCAGGCCGTGCAGGCCGGTTTTGACGACGATGACTACGCTGCCCTATTCAATATCGTCAGCCCCTTACCCAAACCGGAATAG
- the trpC gene encoding indole-3-glycerol phosphate synthase TrpC produces the protein MKIRRRPPNPAVAVKHLQYQIKVDDAEPRNILEEIVWQKETEVAQLRERLPLADLQRQVLDAPPPRDFVAALRAGRTTPALIAEVKKASPSQGVMRPDFDPVAIAQTYAAHGATCLSVLTDKTFFQGDFDYLTQIREVVDLPLLCKEFIIYPYQMYLARSKGADAVLLIVAILSDQDLVYFAQIAKALGMAVLVEVHTLEELDRVLAVPNLALIGINNRDLETFTTRLETTAELIAARHEALAASNALVVSESGIHTPADLQAVTAAGVGAVLVGESLIRQPDPGLAIDQLYEKNTG, from the coding sequence ATGAAGATTCGCCGCCGCCCTCCCAACCCCGCTGTTGCGGTTAAACACTTGCAGTATCAAATTAAAGTGGACGATGCTGAACCGCGAAATATATTAGAAGAAATTGTTTGGCAAAAGGAGACAGAGGTTGCTCAGCTGCGGGAGCGCCTACCCCTAGCCGATTTACAGCGGCAGGTGCTCGATGCCCCCCCGCCCCGCGACTTTGTTGCCGCTCTGCGCGCCGGCCGCACTACTCCAGCGCTGATTGCTGAGGTAAAAAAGGCCTCTCCCAGCCAGGGGGTGATGCGGCCTGACTTTGACCCGGTGGCGATCGCTCAAACCTACGCCGCTCACGGGGCCACCTGCCTTTCGGTGCTCACCGACAAAACCTTCTTTCAGGGAGACTTTGACTACCTAACCCAGATTCGGGAAGTGGTTGACCTGCCACTGCTGTGTAAAGAGTTCATCATCTACCCTTACCAAATGTATCTGGCGCGGTCTAAGGGGGCCGACGCGGTGCTGCTGATTGTCGCCATTCTCTCTGACCAAGATCTGGTTTACTTTGCACAGATTGCTAAAGCGTTGGGGATGGCGGTGCTGGTTGAAGTTCACACCCTGGAGGAGTTGGATCGGGTGCTGGCGGTGCCAAATCTGGCGCTGATTGGCATTAACAACCGCGATCTAGAAACCTTTACCACCCGCCTAGAGACCACCGCTGAGCTGATCGCGGCGCGGCACGAGGCCCTTGCCGCTAGCAATGCCCTGGTGGTCAGCGAGTCGGGCATTCACACCCCAGCCGACCTGCAGGCGGTAACGGCGGCCGGAGTGGGGGCTGTGCTGGTGGGCGAGTCGCTGATTCGGCAACCCGACCCAGGGCTGGCCATTGACCAGCTTTATGAAAAAAACACGGGCTAG
- a CDS encoding TrmH family RNA methyltransferase has product MLTSLQNPLVKLFRKLHQAKARRSQGQFLLEGTHLIQEALATHYPIEIACYTPAWQQAHPDLMLELEQRAERVEPVSDAVLEGMATTQHPDGVVAIAPQLLHLPKPELEGIGLVVETLQDPGNLGTVIRTAVAAGVDGLWLSADSVAPDHPRVLRASAGQWFRLPLAVVDDLNSLLTNWNQAGVQLVATSSYATTDYWAVDFTKPTVIVLGNEGAGLSADLQRQATVQVRIPMAGAVESLNVGVSAALLLYEARRQREWESREVGE; this is encoded by the coding sequence ATGCTTACGAGCCTGCAAAATCCCCTGGTTAAACTTTTTAGGAAGCTACACCAGGCCAAGGCGCGGCGATCGCAGGGCCAATTTCTTTTAGAGGGCACCCACCTAATTCAGGAAGCCCTCGCCACCCACTATCCGATTGAAATCGCCTGCTACACCCCTGCTTGGCAGCAAGCCCACCCCGATTTAATGCTGGAACTAGAGCAGCGGGCCGAGCGGGTCGAGCCGGTGTCTGACGCTGTTTTAGAGGGCATGGCGACGACCCAGCATCCCGATGGGGTAGTGGCGATCGCACCCCAACTCCTGCACCTGCCCAAACCTGAGCTCGAAGGTATTGGGCTAGTGGTAGAAACCCTTCAAGATCCCGGCAATTTGGGCACGGTTATTCGCACGGCGGTAGCGGCTGGGGTCGATGGTCTGTGGTTGAGCGCCGACAGCGTGGCCCCCGACCATCCCAGGGTGCTGCGAGCTTCAGCGGGCCAGTGGTTTCGGCTGCCCCTGGCGGTAGTGGATGATTTGAATTCCTTGTTGACAAACTGGAATCAGGCTGGGGTGCAGTTGGTGGCCACTAGCTCCTACGCCACCACAGACTACTGGGCCGTAGATTTCACCAAACCCACGGTGATTGTGCTGGGCAATGAGGGGGCCGGGCTGTCAGCCGACCTTCAGCGTCAGGCCACAGTGCAGGTGCGCATCCCCATGGCCGGAGCCGTAGAGTCTCTCAACGTAGGGGTTTCGGCGGCACTGCTGCTCTACGAGGCACGGCGACAGCGGGAGTGGGAGAGTAGGGAAGTGGGAGAGTAA
- the lpdA gene encoding dihydrolipoyl dehydrogenase, which translates to MSDAFDYDLLIIGAGVGGHGAALHAVKRGLKTAIVEADVMGGTCVNRGCIPSKALLAASGRVRELRNEHHLKSLGISVGNVTYDREAIADHAKNLVSKIQGDMTNSLTRLGVDIIKGWARLAGEQKAAIATPDGEKIVTAKDIILSPGSVPFVPPGIETDGKTVFTSDEALKLDWLPDWIAIIGSGYIGLEFSDVYTALGCEVTIIEALDQLMPTFDPDIAKIAQRVLIAPRDIETRAGVIAQKVIPGTPVVIELANRETREVVETLEVDACLVATGRIPATKDLGLEKVGVEADRRGFIPVDDHLQVLRDGQPVPHLWAIGDATGKMMLAHAASAQGILTVETICGEPRQINYLSIPAAAFTHPEVSFVGLTEPAAKTLAEAEGFAIDTVKTYFKGNSKALAEGEGDGLAKVIYRKDTGEILGAHIIGMHAADLIQEAANAIANGQTVTELSFCVHTHPTLSEVLDEAFKRAVVVSA; encoded by the coding sequence GTGAGCGACGCATTTGATTACGACCTGCTGATTATTGGCGCTGGGGTAGGGGGTCACGGGGCCGCCCTGCACGCGGTGAAGCGGGGGTTAAAGACGGCTATTGTTGAAGCTGATGTGATGGGAGGCACCTGCGTAAACCGAGGATGCATTCCCTCCAAGGCGCTGCTGGCAGCGTCGGGCCGCGTGCGAGAGCTGCGCAACGAACACCACCTCAAGTCCCTAGGCATTTCGGTCGGCAATGTCACCTACGATCGCGAAGCCATCGCCGACCACGCCAAAAACTTGGTCAGCAAGATCCAGGGCGACATGACCAACAGCCTCACCCGGCTAGGAGTTGACATCATCAAGGGCTGGGCGCGGCTGGCGGGGGAGCAGAAAGCGGCGATCGCCACCCCCGATGGCGAAAAAATTGTGACGGCCAAAGACATCATTCTGTCTCCCGGCTCGGTGCCCTTTGTGCCCCCCGGCATTGAGACCGACGGCAAAACCGTCTTCACCAGCGACGAAGCCCTGAAGCTCGACTGGCTGCCCGACTGGATCGCCATTATCGGCAGCGGCTACATCGGCCTGGAGTTTTCGGATGTCTATACTGCCCTAGGCTGCGAAGTCACCATCATCGAAGCGCTGGATCAGCTGATGCCCACCTTCGACCCCGACATCGCCAAGATTGCCCAGCGGGTGCTGATTGCCCCCCGCGACATCGAAACCCGCGCTGGAGTGATTGCCCAGAAAGTCATCCCTGGCACCCCGGTGGTGATCGAGCTGGCCAATCGCGAAACCCGCGAAGTGGTCGAAACCTTGGAGGTTGACGCTTGCCTAGTGGCCACTGGGCGCATCCCGGCGACCAAAGATTTGGGCTTAGAAAAGGTCGGCGTCGAGGCCGATCGCCGCGGCTTCATTCCGGTGGACGACCATCTGCAAGTGCTGCGGGATGGCCAGCCGGTGCCCCACCTGTGGGCGATCGGTGACGCCACCGGCAAAATGATGCTGGCCCACGCCGCCTCAGCCCAGGGAATTCTCACAGTAGAAACCATCTGCGGCGAACCGCGCCAGATCAACTACCTCAGCATTCCGGCGGCGGCCTTTACCCACCCCGAGGTCAGCTTTGTGGGGTTGACGGAACCCGCCGCTAAGACCCTAGCCGAGGCCGAAGGCTTTGCCATCGACACCGTGAAGACCTACTTTAAGGGCAACTCTAAGGCTCTAGCCGAGGGTGAGGGCGATGGGCTAGCCAAGGTGATCTACCGCAAAGACACCGGCGAAATTCTCGGTGCCCACATCATTGGTATGCACGCGGCGGATCTGATTCAGGAAGCAGCCAATGCGATCGCCAACGGCCAGACCGTAACTGAACTGTCGTTCTGCGTTCACACCCACCCCACCCTCTCGGAAGTGCTCGACGAAGCCTTTAAACGGGCGGTAGTAGTGTCGGCCTAA
- a CDS encoding amino acid ABC transporter permease — MNLDFGQIIPSLPFILNGILVTLRFTVLSALFGFTLGTLLSLLKISNIKPLRWFAEFYTSIFRGTPLILQLALVYFATPQLIGYKITPIEAGVFTFSLNSAAYSSETIRAGIMAVDKGQREASMSLGVPYRPMMLDIILPQAFKNILPALVNETIALLKDSALVSTIGVLDLMRRAQVVAGQTFLYFEPLLVVGVIYYVMVMGLTQAANVLERRMRRSD; from the coding sequence ATGAACTTAGACTTCGGCCAAATTATTCCATCGCTGCCCTTCATCCTGAATGGCATTCTAGTTACCCTGCGCTTCACGGTGCTGTCAGCCCTATTTGGGTTTACCCTAGGCACTCTGCTATCGCTGCTCAAGATTTCCAACATCAAGCCGCTGCGGTGGTTTGCGGAGTTTTACACCTCAATTTTTCGGGGTACGCCGCTGATTTTGCAGCTGGCGCTGGTGTACTTTGCCACCCCCCAGCTAATTGGCTATAAGATTACGCCGATCGAGGCGGGGGTGTTTACCTTTTCGCTCAACTCGGCGGCCTACAGTTCTGAGACCATTCGGGCCGGCATTATGGCAGTGGATAAAGGGCAGCGGGAGGCTTCCATGTCTCTCGGGGTGCCATACAGGCCAATGATGCTCGACATTATTTTGCCCCAGGCCTTTAAAAACATTCTGCCCGCCCTGGTGAATGAGACCATTGCGCTACTAAAAGATTCGGCCCTGGTGTCTACCATTGGAGTATTAGACCTGATGCGGCGGGCCCAGGTGGTGGCGGGGCAAACCTTCCTCTACTTTGAGCCGCTGCTGGTGGTAGGGGTAATTTATTACGTCATGGTAATGGGGCTGACCCAGGCTGCTAACGTTCTTGAGCGGAGGATGCGCCGCAGTGATTAG
- a CDS encoding DUF2949 domain-containing protein, giving the protein MTVSTQPNLIRFLQDELAISTASIQVALKHSEQDPGPLPMILWQYGLITLEQLEQIYDWMEAA; this is encoded by the coding sequence ATGACGGTGAGCACTCAACCCAATCTCATTCGGTTTCTACAGGACGAATTAGCCATTTCGACGGCCTCAATTCAAGTCGCTTTAAAGCACAGCGAGCAAGACCCTGGCCCGTTACCCATGATTCTGTGGCAGTACGGCTTGATAACCCTAGAGCAACTAGAGCAGATCTATGACTGGATGGAAGCGGCATAA